From a region of the Phoenix dactylifera cultivar Barhee BC4 unplaced genomic scaffold, palm_55x_up_171113_PBpolish2nd_filt_p 000512F, whole genome shotgun sequence genome:
- the LOC120106276 gene encoding uncharacterized protein LOC120106276, with translation MSLGDDHPCKVAGVGNIKVRMYDGVIRILTNVKYVSELKKNLISLGYLEKHECAFGSQPGSGCLRITKGALVVMKGRRMANNLYEMEGSMVTDSAEVLAAAQEKQFVYKLWHYRMGHMSNRGLTELGKRGMIPEGMDLSGKKLEMFAWFKFWRVEVEKEIGQPVRYLRSDNGVEYTSSEFKRSPNRKLDGGILEEIWSGKKVELGHLKKCTISRNGIFDEESILKKSGFADEAEKAGQGSSGQHSLVGDISSNSTSKRVSFEIEFGRHVSTHVKDQLGEPSVQKEVQVEPQSFGLRDLVRKIAPHRPKRIIYKPVRYGIDETISYALITANGDPETFEEAMESSERKSWIQAMMEEMQSLENSRTWQLAVYREVLGPLVLNRSSQRKRYEHDNCVYVKDVDEENALYLLLYVDDMLIASKSINAVNELKSALSAEFEMKDLGPSKKILGMEICRDRNKGVLHLSLGGYI, from the exons ATGAGTTTAGGTGATGATCATCCTTGCAAGGTTGCTGGGGTAGGTAACATTAAGGTGAGGATGTATGATGGGGTCATTAGAATATTGACCAATGTGAAATATGTCTCGGAGCTGAAGAAAAACCTGATTTCATTGGGCTACTTGGAGAAGCACGAGTGTGCTTTTGGTAGTCAACCGGGTAGCGGCTGTTTGAGGATCACGAAGGGGGCCTTGGTGGTGATGAAGGGCAGAAGGATGGCCAATAATCTCTATGAGATGGAAGGCTCAATGGTGACGGATAGTGCAGAGGTGTTGGCAGCAGCACAGGAGAAGCAGTTTGTCTACAAATTGTGGCACTATCGGATGGGTCACATGAGCAACAGGGGGCTCACGGAACTCGGTAAGAGAGGTATGATTCCA gaaGGTATGGATCTATCTGGGAAAAAATTAGAGATGTTTGCCTGGTTTAAATTCTGGAGGGTTGAAGTTGAAAAGGAAATAGGGCAGCCAGTGAGGTACTTGAGGTCTGACAATGGCGTAGAGTATACAAGCTCTGAGTTCAAAAG ATCTCCCAATAGAAAGCTTGATGGAGGCATTCTAGAGGAGATCTGGAGTGGGAAGAAGGTGGAGCTTGGCCACCTAAAG AAGTGTACCATTAGTAGAAATGGGATCTTTGATGAGGAGAGCATTCTGAAGAAGTCAGGATTTGCAGATGAGGCTGAAAAGGCTGGACAAGGCAGCAGTGGACAACACTCACTAGTAGGTGATATTTCTTCAAATTCTACATCGAAACGTGTTTCTTTTGAGATAGAATTTGGTAGGCATGTTTCCACACATGTGAAGGACCAGCTAGGAGAGCCATCAGTCCAGAAAGAGGTGCAAGTAGAGCCACAGAGTTTCGGTTTGAGggaccttgtcaggaaaattgcACCGCACAGGCCAAAGCGCATCATCTACAAACCTGTTCGGTATGGCATTGATGAGACTATATCCTATGCTCTCATCACTGCTAATGGAGATCCAGAGACATTTGAAGAGGCCATGGAGAGCTCAGAAAGGAAATCATGGATTCAAGCCATGATGGAAGAGATGCAGTCTCTTGAGAATAGCAGGACATGGCAGCTTGCAGTTTATCGGGAGGTGCTCGGGCCATTGGTTCTAAATCGGTCTTCACAAAGAAAGAG ATATGAGCATGATAATTGTGTCTATGTGAAGGATGTGGATGAGGAGAATGCTCTATATTTGCTtctatatgtggatgatatgcttATTGCCAGCAAGAGTATCAACGCAGTGAATGAGCTGAAATCAGCATTGTCTGCtgaatttgagatgaaggatttgggtcCTTCCAAAAAAATTCTTGGAATGGAGATTTGCAGAGATAGAAACAAGGGTGTCCTCCACTTGTCATTGGGAGGATACATTTAG